CATACACTTTCGATAAGCTATTTATAACGATAGTGCGCTCATATAATTCTGGCACTGCCATCACAATATTAGAAAATGGCTCTTCTCCCCAAAGAATATGTTCGTAGATATCATCCGTTAATATCATTACATGAGGATATTTCAATAACACTTTACCTAATGCTTGAAAGTCATGCTTTGAGTATATTTTTCCAGAAGGATTGGATGGACTATTAAAAAAAACCAGCTTAGTTTTCTCAGTAATAGCAGCATCTAGTTGTTCCGGCGTGATTTTGAAATTTTGTTGGATGCTCGCATGAATAATCACCGGAACACCTTCGACTAACTTCACCATGTCAGGATAAGAAACCCAGTAGGGCGCAGGAATAATAACTTCATCGCCGGGATTGATTAGTGCGACTAACGCATTATAAATACTGTGTTTTGCGCCGTTAGAAACCAGAATCTGATTAGGAATGTAGTCTAATTGATTTTCTCGTCGAAATTTTTCTACAATTGCTTTGCGCAGTTCCAGTGTTCCTTCAACTGGGGTGTATTTAGTTTTTCCTGCTTTCATAGCGGCAATCGCAGCTTCTTTAATGGGCTCTGGCGTATCAAAATCGGGCTCACCCAAGTTTAATGCGACAATATCCTTTCCTTGCGCTTTCAAAATACCGGCTTTCGCTGCTAGGGCTAAAGTAGCGGATGGCCCAATTTGTTTGGCGCGATTTGAGATTAAATGGTCCATAAATGCCCTAAATTATGTTAGAATCTATTCTCGTAATCTAAAACAACCTTTGTAAAATGTCTAATGAATTCAAAGTAGTATCCAATTTTCAGCCTGCTGGTGATCAACCCCAGGCAATACGAGCTTTAATTGATGGTTTGAAAGACGGCTTACTGTATCAAACTTTGTTGGGCGTTACAGGGTCTGGCAAAACTTTTACCATAGCCAACGTGATTCAAGCTTTGCAACGTCCCACGATTATTATGGCGCCAAATAAAACTTTGGCGGCACAATTGTATGGCGAAATGAAAGAATTTTTTCCACACAATTGTGTCGAATATTTTGTATCTTATTATGACTATTACCAGCCAGAAGCATATATGCCGGCGTCAGATACGTTTATTGAAAAAGATGCATCGATTAATGAGCATATTGAACAAATGCGTTTGTCGGCAACTAAAGCACTATTAGAAAGAAAAGATGTGATTATTGTTGCAACGGTATCGGCTATTTATGGCTTAGGTGACCCAAAATTGTATTTAACAATGGTCTTGCATTTAGATCGCGATGAAAAAATGGATATCACCAAATTAATGGGGCGCTTGGCTGAATTACAATACTCTAGAAACGATATTGAATTTAAGCGCGGTACATTTCGGGTGCGCGGTGACGTTGTCGATATTTTTCCTGCAGATTCTGATAAAGAAGCAGTTAGGGTGTGTTTGTTTGACGATAATATAGAAACCATATCTATTTTTGATCCACTCACCGGCGCTATTATTAATAAATTGCCGCGCATTACTATTTTCCCTAAATCGCATTATGTTACGCCACGACAAAAAGTATTGGAAACAGTTGAGCTTGTTAAAGAAGAATTAAAAGAACGCTTAAATTATTTGCGTGATAATAATAAATTAGTTGAGGCTCAACGTTTAGAAGAGCGCACACGCTTTGATATTGAAATGATGTTAGAACTTGGCTATTGCTCTGGTATTGAAAATTATTCACGTTATTTATCAGGCAGAGATGCGGGTGAAGCGCCTCCGACTTTAATCGATTATTTGCCCAGCAATGCATTAATGGTGCTTGATGAATCTCATGTGACGATTCCACAAATTGGCGGCATGTACAAAGGCGACCGATCACGTAAAGAAACGTTAGTAGAATTTGGTTTTCGATTACCTTCTGCACTGGATAATCGACCGTTGCGATTTGATGAATTTGAAAAATTAATCCCGCAAGCGATTTTTGTTTCTGCAACTCCTAGTGTTTATGAAGCAGAACACGCTTCTAAAATTGTAGAACAAATTGTTCGACCCACGGGCTTAATTGATCCAGAAGTAGAAATTCGTCCTGTTGCGACACAAGTCGATGATGTTTTATCTGAAATTAAAAAATGTGTTGCCGTCGGAGATAGGGTACTAATTACTACGTTAACTAAGCGATTAGCAGAAGATTTAACTGAATATCTTGCGGATCATGGAGTAAAAGTACGCTATTTACATTC
This region of Gammaproteobacteria bacterium genomic DNA includes:
- a CDS encoding pyridoxal phosphate-dependent aminotransferase, coding for MDHLISNRAKQIGPSATLALAAKAGILKAQGKDIVALNLGEPDFDTPEPIKEAAIAAMKAGKTKYTPVEGTLELRKAIVEKFRRENQLDYIPNQILVSNGAKHSIYNALVALINPGDEVIIPAPYWVSYPDMVKLVEGVPVIIHASIQQNFKITPEQLDAAITEKTKLVFFNSPSNPSGKIYSKHDFQALGKVLLKYPHVMILTDDIYEHILWGEEPFSNIVMAVPELYERTIVINSLSKVYAMTGWRMGYTAGAKNVIEVMTTIQSQSTSCPCSISQAAATAALSADMMRFIPPMVESFKQRHDYLYQELSAIDGVQILAGEGTFYALPDVSELIQRMDLKDDMQFAEKLMDQTGLILTPGTPFGAPGCVRFSFASSMEELAKAMARFRSFVCI
- the uvrB gene encoding excinuclease ABC subunit UvrB, with translation MSNEFKVVSNFQPAGDQPQAIRALIDGLKDGLLYQTLLGVTGSGKTFTIANVIQALQRPTIIMAPNKTLAAQLYGEMKEFFPHNCVEYFVSYYDYYQPEAYMPASDTFIEKDASINEHIEQMRLSATKALLERKDVIIVATVSAIYGLGDPKLYLTMVLHLDRDEKMDITKLMGRLAELQYSRNDIEFKRGTFRVRGDVVDIFPADSDKEAVRVCLFDDNIETISIFDPLTGAIINKLPRITIFPKSHYVTPRQKVLETVELVKEELKERLNYLRDNNKLVEAQRLEERTRFDIEMMLELGYCSGIENYSRYLSGRDAGEAPPTLIDYLPSNALMVLDESHVTIPQIGGMYKGDRSRKETLVEFGFRLPSALDNRPLRFDEFEKLIPQAIFVSATPSVYEAEHASKIVEQIVRPTGLIDPEVEIRPVATQVDDVLSEIKKCVAVGDRVLITTLTKRLAEDLTEYLADHGVKVRYLHSDIETVERVEIIHELRAGVFDVLVGINLLREGLDMPEVSLVAILDADKEGFLRSERSLIQTIGRAARHIRGRAILYADRITGSMQRAIDETDRRREKQKAHNIKYNIVPVGIKKSISDVMESYSKKSAGERAIANIAAQEIAAYQVLSPAALKKKIATLEAKMYQHAKDLEFEEAAKIRDQLHKLYQQNFGA